One window from the genome of bacterium encodes:
- a CDS encoding DUF262 domain-containing protein, protein MKIDLNKITVREVVNGYKDGSEEGVVAYGGKLDVRPKYQREFVYKDKQRDAVIDTVRKGFPLNVMYWVKTDDGNFEVLDGQQRTISLGQYVNGDFSVDFNGRLAMFHNLTKEEQEQILNYELMIYFCEGNDKEKLDWFKTINIAGERLTDQELRNAVYTGPWLSDAKLKFSKSNCAAYLLANDGGQLISGSPIRQEYLETALSWINNDEVANYMAKHQHDENAEELWAYFQSVIAWVRKTFPNYRKEMTSVNWGELYNEFKDKKLNETKLEAEVKKLMQDEDVTKKSGIYPYVLTGQERELSIRAFTDKMKREAYERQDGICPFCKKKYDISEMEADHIAPWHEGGKTTAENCQMLCKQDNRTKSGK, encoded by the coding sequence ATGAAAATTGATCTAAACAAAATTACTGTGCGGGAAGTCGTGAATGGCTACAAAGATGGCTCTGAGGAGGGCGTTGTTGCGTATGGTGGAAAGCTTGATGTGCGCCCGAAGTATCAGCGCGAATTCGTATACAAAGACAAACAGCGCGATGCGGTTATTGATACCGTTAGAAAAGGCTTCCCTCTCAACGTGATGTATTGGGTGAAAACCGATGACGGAAATTTTGAAGTACTTGACGGACAGCAGAGGACAATCAGTCTAGGCCAGTATGTAAATGGCGACTTCTCGGTGGATTTCAATGGTCGCCTCGCTATGTTCCATAACCTTACCAAAGAGGAGCAGGAACAAATTCTGAACTACGAATTGATGATTTATTTCTGCGAGGGAAACGATAAAGAGAAACTTGATTGGTTTAAGACAATCAATATTGCCGGAGAGCGTTTAACCGACCAAGAGCTACGCAACGCTGTATATACCGGCCCGTGGCTTTCTGATGCAAAGCTAAAATTCAGCAAATCAAACTGTGCGGCGTATTTGTTGGCAAACGATGGCGGACAGTTAATTAGCGGCTCGCCGATCCGGCAAGAGTATTTGGAAACCGCACTCTCGTGGATAAATAACGATGAAGTGGCCAATTACATGGCCAAACATCAACACGACGAGAATGCAGAGGAATTGTGGGCTTACTTCCAAAGCGTTATTGCATGGGTACGAAAGACGTTCCCAAATTACCGCAAGGAAATGACGAGTGTGAATTGGGGTGAGCTATACAACGAATTCAAAGACAAGAAATTGAATGAGACTAAGCTCGAAGCCGAAGTTAAGAAGTTGATGCAAGACGAGGACGTGACGAAAAAGTCCGGTATCTACCCTTATGTCTTAACGGGACAGGAGCGAGAGCTTTCTATCCGCGCTTTTACCGACAAGATGAAGCGTGAAGCATACGAGCGGCAAGATGGCATCTGCCCGTTTTGCAAGAAAAAATATGACATCTCAGAAATGGAGGCCGATCATATTGCTCCATGGCATGAAGGTGGAAAGACTACGGCCGAAAATTGTCAGATGCTCTGCAAACAAGACAACCGGACGAAGTCTGGAAAATAA
- a CDS encoding DUF2254 family protein: MDKKPNWLVYAWGVFAGFFYSIFQRRRESLRVLYRNQERRKTEYTIPMQIVRQSMGTILVLILALVGVTLADWGVEKLANLLSQVQAGWFIAFAAHFNFFTIPDKEFFKLVLEISIGAISAILGLLFALYAVGLQLTTDKYSSKVSDYVNQETVGNFFFKLLVFTDIFAIAVLLRIQILALPSPISFIAVVVLVVICLLGIIVFKNHYILTIKPKNLFERLQSDIKTSIRLASDRTRYSYKSWSIVQTSRVRTQDHLSILKTLFEDLWHAENWNDVIYTPMVLANLITDYAKRKKYIDRERGWWFPQTQVEVKANSMSTLTLKLNFELQGKGPLRIGSPDYLWFENGIFDILKAVESRVGTAPQDTHLLKYVIDFYQTALAGDYEKDEYSRYQKAVAGLYENQETDAFEKYLDGFFALYERVQTDDELGAYLNAYFAIGLTLIDGFDYAKYQEVIKSLIGADGQLTRTREELARLDLPGVFYNQILDYWDRLDLEVQCEGRVITPQDRLEKETLDDAHAKEKQYFAKFFEKLITHHNTVLQDLYQKGKHKELAMFIKARFEWISRLLYINKVALADEYGAKIAGAGVYLPFLPKQILLDSEFWEELEKTLFPSVIENCPTLFKVLSGLLTLMLPVINADEKNVDNIMYRNRLGLILGGFVYLVCEFRQDYSLMIEYVQTIEVAYQPGQFVKAMEVLSKPKEVGGLDLTLKLINWELTRYHHWFGEILGQISELPKTYDNVRVYSGLQEVADHPSKFIRELSYRPYQPEEECAEAFVEWAKKRDAIRQLVEVLKKVQEKKI, encoded by the coding sequence GTGGACAAAAAACCGAACTGGCTCGTCTATGCTTGGGGTGTCTTTGCCGGCTTCTTTTACAGCATCTTTCAGCGACGACGCGAGTCATTAAGGGTACTTTACCGCAATCAGGAACGCCGGAAGACTGAGTACACCATACCGATGCAGATCGTGCGGCAGTCTATGGGTACGATCTTGGTTCTAATACTGGCACTGGTCGGAGTAACCCTCGCTGATTGGGGCGTCGAGAAGCTCGCAAATCTACTCTCTCAGGTGCAGGCCGGCTGGTTTATAGCTTTCGCCGCACACTTTAATTTCTTTACGATTCCCGACAAAGAATTCTTTAAGCTCGTGCTTGAGATATCTATTGGCGCGATCTCCGCCATCCTCGGACTCTTATTTGCTTTATACGCGGTCGGTCTCCAGCTCACGACCGATAAGTACTCGTCTAAGGTGTCCGATTACGTCAATCAGGAAACCGTCGGCAATTTCTTTTTCAAACTCCTCGTCTTTACTGATATCTTTGCGATTGCCGTCTTGCTCCGTATTCAGATTCTCGCGCTTCCGTCACCGATCAGCTTCATTGCCGTTGTCGTTCTAGTAGTTATCTGCTTGCTTGGCATCATTGTTTTCAAGAATCACTACATTCTCACCATCAAGCCGAAGAACCTTTTTGAGAGGTTGCAGTCCGACATAAAGACGAGCATCCGGCTTGCCTCGGATCGGACCCGGTATTCCTATAAAAGCTGGAGCATTGTGCAGACTTCGCGCGTGCGAACGCAGGATCATCTCTCAATACTCAAAACTCTCTTTGAAGATCTCTGGCACGCCGAAAATTGGAACGACGTGATTTACACGCCGATGGTGCTTGCAAACTTGATCACCGACTACGCCAAGCGAAAGAAATATATCGACAGAGAGCGTGGCTGGTGGTTCCCGCAAACGCAGGTGGAGGTCAAGGCAAACAGCATGTCTACGCTCACCCTGAAGCTGAATTTCGAGCTTCAGGGCAAAGGGCCTCTGCGTATAGGTAGCCCAGACTATTTGTGGTTCGAGAACGGTATTTTCGACATTCTCAAAGCGGTAGAGTCTCGTGTTGGAACTGCGCCGCAGGATACTCATCTGCTCAAATACGTCATTGATTTTTATCAGACCGCACTTGCTGGCGACTACGAAAAAGATGAGTACAGCCGCTATCAGAAAGCAGTCGCGGGTCTATATGAGAATCAGGAGACCGACGCTTTCGAGAAATATCTCGATGGCTTCTTTGCTTTGTATGAGAGAGTGCAAACCGACGACGAGCTGGGCGCGTATCTCAACGCTTACTTTGCGATCGGGCTGACTCTTATCGACGGCTTCGATTACGCCAAGTATCAGGAGGTAATAAAATCGCTCATCGGCGCAGACGGCCAGCTCACTCGCACCCGTGAGGAGCTTGCTCGGCTCGATCTGCCCGGAGTGTTTTATAACCAAATCCTCGACTACTGGGATCGCCTCGATCTTGAAGTCCAGTGTGAGGGACGCGTTATAACGCCGCAAGACCGGCTCGAAAAGGAAACGCTCGACGATGCCCATGCAAAGGAAAAGCAGTACTTCGCCAAATTCTTTGAGAAGCTGATTACGCACCACAACACCGTTCTCCAAGACCTCTACCAGAAAGGAAAACATAAGGAGCTTGCGATGTTCATCAAGGCTCGCTTCGAGTGGATCAGTCGCTTGCTTTATATCAACAAGGTTGCTCTGGCCGACGAGTATGGCGCGAAGATCGCCGGTGCTGGCGTTTACCTTCCATTTCTGCCAAAGCAGATACTTCTCGACTCGGAGTTTTGGGAAGAACTTGAAAAGACTCTATTCCCATCAGTCATTGAAAATTGCCCAACGCTTTTTAAGGTGTTGTCCGGATTGCTCACGCTCATGTTGCCAGTCATCAATGCCGACGAGAAAAATGTCGACAACATCATGTATCGCAATCGCCTCGGTCTCATTCTTGGCGGATTCGTATACCTCGTCTGCGAATTCAGGCAGGATTACAGCCTGATGATCGAGTACGTGCAAACGATTGAAGTTGCGTACCAGCCAGGCCAGTTCGTCAAAGCAATGGAGGTACTCTCGAAGCCGAAGGAAGTCGGAGGTCTCGACCTCACGCTCAAGCTCATAAACTGGGAGCTTACTCGCTACCATCACTGGTTCGGCGAAATCCTCGGCCAGATATCGGAGCTTCCTAAGACCTACGATAACGTCCGTGTCTATTCCGGCTTGCAAGAGGTCGCAGACCATCCGAGCAAGTTCATCCGTGAGTTGAGCTACCGGCCGTACCAGCCGGAGGAAGAATGCGCGGAGGCATTTGTCGAGTGGGCAAAGAAGCGAGATGCTATCCGACAATTGGTCGAAGTGCTTAAGAAAGTTCAAGAGAAAAAGATATGA
- a CDS encoding DUF2726 domain-containing protein, whose translation MTIFYIIIGIIIVIAVALAISRGGFADVAEKAKYRYNRKNFFLTRAEHECYDALVAAVGAEYRIFAQVHLPTLVDHTVRGQDWRAALAHINRKSVDFVLCDKAYLSPKLAIELDDKSHERPDRQERDREVERILREAAVPLLRLENHGHFAPDELKRLIENALTPSTPTT comes from the coding sequence ATGACAATCTTTTATATAATTATAGGCATCATTATAGTCATCGCAGTAGCACTCGCAATTTCCCGTGGAGGTTTTGCTGACGTGGCGGAGAAAGCTAAGTATCGCTATAACCGCAAGAATTTCTTCCTTACTCGAGCAGAGCACGAATGCTATGACGCTCTCGTTGCGGCAGTCGGCGCGGAGTATCGCATTTTCGCACAGGTGCATTTGCCAACACTGGTCGATCACACGGTTCGGGGGCAGGATTGGCGCGCGGCTCTGGCTCACATCAATCGGAAGTCTGTTGACTTCGTGCTATGCGATAAGGCGTATCTCTCTCCAAAGCTTGCTATTGAGCTTGATGATAAGTCCCATGAGCGACCCGATCGGCAAGAGCGCGATCGCGAAGTCGAGCGGATTCTGCGCGAAGCCGCCGTGCCGCTTTTGAGGCTAGAGAATCATGGCCATTTTGCTCCTGACGAACTAAAAAGATTGATCGAGAACGCTCTGACACCGTCTACTCCAACAACTTAA